A stretch of DNA from Cannabis sativa cultivar Pink pepper isolate KNU-18-1 chromosome X, ASM2916894v1, whole genome shotgun sequence:
gtatgaacgttcaataccagggtacaaccattataccacatacacatcgtacctcactgtacgagtgttggtaggattTACCCTgaacactgagtaacactgagtgatgtaccacacaccttagtatTTTCtcgtgcccgtgttggtatcactgtatcgtactcacaaccacaataattactataccaatgcactctatatcttattcatacaagtgttggtagtgcttaacataattcaagcatgcatatacaaacacatatacacacattcagataattacatcatacattatacacagttcttacctgttttccgaattcaagtgtgctggctgacctgaacggaaatcacgtgctagatggatgccctaatcacaataatgtaacacagatgagtgacttgctaaatcactttccgggatttaaacttgaaacttaaagtttccctatcgataaacctcatggcaataccctaaatatctcaaaattgggcaaaactagggttctgaaaattcccccaacaggcagaccggttcccaaccggaaatccggttctgggtcaccatccggtcgaccggttggtacaggtcccccagaaccggaattccggttctgtgctgggaacccaaaaatttcccccatgacctcaaatctcaaccaaactttatcaaactctccagtacacctatacaatgcataaacaaccaTTTCCAACAAATAATTCACAAAACAAGTCAATAAatctcaagttgccattaaagctcaaagcttgagtttcaaaactcaagcttgcttagaactaacatcaagcattaaaaccagctgctagggacttagattaaCTCAAACTAACCCTAGAAATTGAACCCTAAGCATTTTGAAACCTAACAGCCCCTCATAATCAAAAtcaccatttcaacctaacttaaaaaacttaaaaactaaGAAGGGTTTCATTGGAACTTACCTTAGATTGATTTTCTTCTTTGAAATCCTTGCTGAAATCCAACAATCAACAACAAACTCCCTTggtttgtcccagccgaaagcaagagagagagagaggttcaaGAGAAAACTCCAAAATTcaatcttttctttttccttgatttttcttcaaatgagacaaAAGGATTTAATTAATCCCTTGCTGAAATCAACCTAGCTAGGTGTCAAAAACCTAAGGCAGCCACCtatctcttatttttttcaaatgaaaaaaataccctttaaggtataacttaggtatttctaaagctaggggtaaaatggtcaatttccataaccccgctcaatcccgataatttattttctctaaaatatttcccactatgaaataaggttctaaacttacccatgtgattaatctagccatccatcgcattttccgttgtcgccgagcaaaaattacaaaaataacatatttcacatataagctaaacaatacccctagagtttaataaaatcttcggaattgagaaattataactctaatatttatttctaaatattggggtccacaattaaattaattcacaaataataataaaataataaaaattagtgctaattgcctttactaatccacattactagagcggtcattacaattatccccccgttaataggatttcgtccccgaaatctaacctgaatagctctggatgttgagtcctcatatctgactccaattcccaggtggcttcttccaccttactgttcctccagagcaccttaaccagtgcaatagtcttattccgaagaactttttcctttctatccaaaatctgaacaggttgctcttcataggataagtctggttgtagttcaagggcttcataactcaagacatgagtcgggtccgacacgtatttccttaacataaaaatgtgaaatacgtcatgaacagccgataatgctggtggtaaggctagccgatatgctacctgcccgaccatCTCGAGTATCttaaatggcccaatgaacctaaggcttaacttacccttcttctcgaagcgcctaatacccttcattggtgaaacccgcaggaaaacatgttcccctgcctgaaatgtaacatctccgcgctttggatcagcataacttttctgcctgctttgagaagcaagcatttgagccttgatcttatcaatagcttcattggtcctctgtactaactctggacccaagtacttcctttctcccgtctcgtcccaatgaataggagaacgacattttctaccatataacatctcatagggagccatccctattgtactctggtagctattgttgtaggagaattcaattaaaggcaagtacttactccatgaaccctcaaagtccatgacacaggctcgcagcaAGTCTTCCaagatctggatagttctttctgactgaccatcagtctgagggtgaaaggctgtactgaatcttaacttggtacccatagccttctgaagactcacccaaaacttcgatgtaaactttggatccctatctgacacaatagatttaggggctctatggagacgaactatctctttcacatacaattcagcgtactgatccactgaatatgtaactttcactggtagaaagggTTTCATTGGAACTTACCTTAGATTGATTTTCTTCTTTGAAATCCTTGCTGAAATCCAACAATCAACAACAAACTCCCTTGGTTTGTCCCAAccgaaagcaagagagagagagaggttcaaGAGAAAACTCCAAAATTcaatcttttctttttccttgatttttcttcaaatgagacaaaaggatttaattaagatattttttctattatagactaaaaatagatgaaatttacatttatgaccccaaaaaaggaaataaacaaaaatagaaactaaaaagttggtaattacaaaaataccggcTGAGAAAACGGAAACTCCATCTTCTTCGTGACCAGCCGCACCATTCTTCGTGACCCAGCCGTCCAACCCCAACAACCCAATCTCAACCATTTTTCTTCCAAAACCAGCAAAATCAAATTCAATTCAAAATGTAGAACTCCTAGGAAACCAGCTGAATCCCGAAAATCCAAAATCAAAaacgaaaaggaaaaaaaaaaccaggaaacctccattgatgtacaaaaaaaactcaaaaacaacaatCATTGAACAAAGAAATCGCGATCAGAGGAGAAGAACCGAGTAGAAGGAGAGCTGGAAATCAAAGAAACTCACCCATGATTGAATCAGAAGGAGAATTGAAGGTAAACAAATTTTTTCATGAACGTGAAAAAAATTTTTAGTGTAGATGAATAgaaatttgatattaattgatgaaaaccggattaaattgaaataataatgaaatattgatgaagctgagaaaaaaacaacaacggtttgcatgaaaataaaaattaaggcaTATAAATAGTTGCTACAGTGTTTTATTCTGAAACTGTTGTTTACAAGTTGTTTTACAGTGGAATAATAGTTGTTTGGGATCTACGAACTGGAAAATATGAATCTATTGTTATTAATTACTGATCAGttttaaaatagttgtttgATAGTTGATTTAACCTATATAAATAGTCGGCCAGCTGAAAGTGTTAGATGCATAAGTTATTGGTGGAAAGAGTTGTTTATTGGTTGTTTTGGcagattaaaatagttgttTGCAACTACAAAAACTGaaccaagtaaataatttacattatttcaGGAAACGGAACCATTACAAATATTGGTGCAGAGCAATGGGCATTGGGATGACAACAAAAACTATGTTGATTATGAATCAAGTGGAGAATTAATTTCGACCAAGTGCACTTTTGAGGAACTAATGAGAATAATGATGGAAGAACTCCAATGCAACCATGAATCAACACAACTACAACTGAAATATCAACTGAAGGAAGGAGGCCAACCACTACAaatcaaggatgacaaaagtctGTTGTTCTACATAAAGCTATTAACGAAGGAGGTTGATTTCACAAGGTACCCACTGTGTGTGAACAAAACCAGTAACACGACACCACCTAACCAAACAATGGTGTGGAACAATATGATCATGGAATCGTATGAGAACAACGCAGCACAGGAAGACTTGCAGCACCCTGGAAACAACACGGCAACAACTTCCAAGCAACAACTATCTGCGCAGACGATGGGATCTGGTGAAGTTGATACATTTTTCCTAGAAACAGGAACAGTGTCATCAGAATCAACCATacaacaaccaaaaaacaacagagaaaaaactacaGCAGTAGATGAAGATTTCGACTTCACCGACTATGCAAAGCTTGTGGCTGCAGAAATGGTACAGCAACTCGAAAACAaccaggaagaagaagaggaagtggacAACACAGAAATGATTATCATCAATGACAAACGACATGAAACAATAGAGAAGGGGCAAATTTACAAGGACAAAGAAACATTGATAAGTACACTATGCTACTTTGCAATCAAGAAGACATTTCAATACAAAGTAGTGAAATCTTGCACAAAAGAATACAACATAGTGTGTTTGGACACAAACTGCAAATGGAGTTTAAAAGCTACAAAGAATGGAAACACAGAAACATTCATAATAAGGAGCTACGAAGAAGAACACACATGTGCAGTTACAATAAGATTTGGAGATCAACGACAAGCTACATCAAAGTTGATAGCAGATTTTGTAAAACCAAAATTCTTGAACCTGAAAACAAAGTGCAGCCACTACAGACATAAAGACGAAATGAAAGACAAATACGGAATAAAGATGAATTACATGAAAGCATGGCGTAGTAAAGAGCGAGCACAAACCCAGCTACATGGAAATGCTAAAGAGTCGTACAATCTCTTGTCAAGATACCTGTACATGCTACAGAAAACAAATCcaggtaaaaaaaatttaaaaattttactttgaaAATATTTGTGAAAAAACAGTTGTTTTTGCGTTGTTATTTCGTTGCGTACATGTTGTTTGACAAAATCCTGTTTGATTAAAATTCAGGAACATTAATAGACATAGAGAAAGATGATGATGACAGTTTCAAATATGCATTTGTTGCATTGAATGCTGCTATAAAAGGTTGGCCAAACTGCAAACCAATCATCGTGGTAGACGGTACATTCCTAAAGGCCGCGTATGGAGGCACGTTGCTCACTGCCAACACACAAGATGCAGAATCGAAAATTTTTCCACTAGCATACTGCATAGTTGATTCTGAGAACGATAAATCGTGGGAGtggttcttaaaaaaaataaaagaagcatTCGGGGTTCGAGAATGTCAATGCCTAATATCAGACAGACATGAAAGCATCATCAAAGCAACGAGGAAAGTGTTCCCTGAAATAACACATGGCTACTGCATCTTCCACCTCTTGTCGAAcctcaaaacaaaattcaagaaaaatgcAAAGCATTTCAGAGTGCCATTCTTTGCAGCTGCAAAAGCTTACACAGAAATGGAGTTTGAATTCCATATGAGGGAGCTAGACAACTTGGATAAGCGCATAAGACCGTACCTGGAGAAAATTGGCCATGAAAAATGGTCAAGGTATCATTCAGAAAACAACAGGTGAAAACTAATAAGGAGgataaaattaatgatatatTCACATATTTAAAGCGTTGTATTTGCGTTGTTTTTGCGTTGCGTTTGAGTGTTTTTTCAAAAGTAGAACTATGACAGAAATTGTCCAAATTATAGGTACTCTACCATGACATCAAACATAGCTGAGGCACTGGACTCAGCAAATTTAGCAGCAAGGGAAACACCAGTGACAACATTAATGGAGTGCTTGAGGGCACAAATGCAAGAGTGGACATACAATAATAGAAAGGAGGCACAAAAATGCACAACAAGGCTGACACCATCATCTGAGAAAAAACTCATAGGGAACTATGTACAGTCATTGCGACTAACAGTAAGTTGAGATTATCGTTCGCATAAAGTAAAATGAAAACAGTTGTTTTTGCatagttttttggttgttttaaagTTGGCTTAAAACATGCAGGTGAAACCAGCAAACCAGAACCTGTTTGAGGTGATAGATGAAGACAGAACAAGAATAGTAAACTTGAAGGAGAAGACGTGCACATGCAATAGATTTCAAAAAGATGAAATGCCATGTAACCATGCGATCGCGCGTCATGAAGGACTTgaacataaacacatacaactaCTGTGCACAATACTACACATCAAAAGCATGGCTGCAAACATATGAAGAAACAGTATACCCAGTTGGAAACGTAAGAGAATGGGAACTTCCAGAATTTTTTGAAGACATCATAGTGTTGCCTCCAAAGGAGAGAATCAAGTCTGGAAGGCCGAGGAAAAGAAGAATGGCAGCAGCTTGGgaaacaaagaaacaaaacaagTGTGGCAAGTGTGGACAAAAGGGACATAACAAAAAGACCTGCAGAAGAATTACAGCATAGAAGTGGAAACAACTACACATCAACCAAAAAACAATTATattaaaacatttagaaaacaCATACTGCATATTACGATTGGTTGttacatacatttttttattgagATTTTTTATGTGGAGAGATATTGATAATAGGGAATtggtattattatcattaatatacaaaagaacatcaaaatattatagttaaataattaaatgagtgGAAGAAGGTTGAAATtaataagaaggaaaaataaactACATAAAGTGATTACAAATGCAATTTAGTTGTTTGTCAGATGGTTGTAATAAGGTTGTTAATAGTATGCTGCCATGAGTAAGAGTAAATATAAAgattaaaaatccaaaaatatgaacaaattaaaaaccaattccaattaagaaaaaaacatgATAGAAACAACAACTTGTCTATGATTATGAACATAATCTGGTAATAGAAAAAACAAaagctaaataaaaaaagtaatatttccaacaacaaccaATAGATAACTAAGACAAATTCTTCTTTGGACCCTTTGGAGAAGCCTCATCTTCACTATCAATAAAATCCACTTCTTTC
This window harbors:
- the LOC133031998 gene encoding uncharacterized protein LOC133031998 produces the protein MVWNNMIMESYENNAAQEDLQHPGNNTATTSKQQLSAQTMGSGEVDTFFLETGTVSSESTIQQPKNNREKTTAVDEDFDFTDYAKLVAAEMVQQLENNQEEEEEVDNTEMIIINDKRHETIEKGQIYKDKETLISTLCYFAIKKTFQYKVVKSCTKEYNIVCLDTNCKWSLKATKNGNTETFIIRSYEEEHTCAVTIRFGDQRQATSKLIADFVKPKFLNLKTKCSHYRHKDEMKDKYGIKMNYMKAWRSKERAQTQLHGNAKESYNLLSRYLYMLQKTNPGTLIDIEKDDDDSFKYAFVALNAAIKGWPNCKPIIVVDGTFLKAAYGGTLLTANTQDAESKIFPLAYCIVDSENDKSWEWFLKKIKEAFGVRECQCLISDRHESIIKATRKVFPEITHGYCIFHLLSNLKTKFKKNAKHFRVPFFAAAKAYTEMEFEFHMRELDNLDKRIRPYLEKIGHEKWSRYSTMTSNIAEALDSANLAARETPVTTLMECLRAQMQEWTYNNRKEAQKCTTRLTPSSEKKLIGNYVQSLRLTVKPANQNLFEVIDEDRTRIDLNINTYNYCAQYYTSKAWLQTYEETVYPVGNVREWELPEFFEDIIVLPPKERIKSGRPRKRRMAAAWETKKQNKCGKCGQKGHNKKTCRRITA